Part of the Spinacia oleracea cultivar Varoflay chromosome 5, BTI_SOV_V1, whole genome shotgun sequence genome, taatacacaGTACAAGTTCGGTCCAACAGGCCCTAAAATATGTTATGGACTACccaaaatgtcattttatcgtTAGAgagattttctttttttggcaaatattgTTAGAGACATTTGCAATATGAGCCATACCCTAACCAAGTACAAACTTCATGTTGCAGCTAATCATTTCACTCATCGTAAAATTTACAGTTTCTATAATTAGAAGTCACGTGTGTAATCATTTCGGTAGTGACTGAAGAATTTTCATCCCTAACTCTTGATACATCTTCCTCTTGGTTCAGTGTGTGTATTATTGTTTTGTACGTAGTATTACAGTATACCAAGCCCGATAAAGTAAACTTTCATGTAACCTAAAGAGTGATTCAAACAAAGGTGTCGTACCAAGGGTTATGTTATAAGGACAGAAATTATCAGATCAATTACACACCTTCCCTCTGTACTGCCCTGTTTTTTCGGCGTAAATACCCAAACTTGCCGTCAATTCACCTGGGTTGCTGTATCTTCGGTGTGCATATGCGCTGCTGCACCATCCTGAACTGCCAACAATTACCAACATTTTACAATATGCAAAGAAGAGGATAAACTTCTACCAAAAAGGAATACACAAAGAGGACAAACAAGAGACGATCAAAATGTACCGGACTGCAACACAGAGTCACTGCTAAAAATTATGAACCCCTAATGAAATATTTGCAGAGCACGTACGAGGAACTATATATGTGGGAATCACCACCAGACTAAGAGCAATTAGTATCTTTGTTCAGTTGCTTGGATAACCTATCATCTGTAAACTCTAGCACATAGCGTAGCAACAAATAAACTGAAGTAGAATAGTACACCACATGTTTCTCCAGATGCATCTAAATTCACCCCTCAGTAGCTGAGTTGAGTCAATGAGCCTATTTCCGATAGGATATACGGCAGAAAAAAAATTGTGCAGATATTCCTGCAGGTCTACATGAAAAAACCACTATAGTATtgctttacatgatttacagccTTGTCAATTTTGGTTTAACTTCCAGTTCTCAAGATTCACGGTCACTGATCAAGTTTGTAGGCTCACTCATAACATAATTAGGCAGTTCATACTTTGCACCTGCAAAAGCAAAATAAGACTTCAAAGTAAGTTTTTAAAACAACACTTAGGCAGTTGCTGAAATAAAAATTTAAGTTAAGGTAAAGTTGAATGGGTACATCACCTCTCTCATCATAGCAAACAGTCAGGTCATGATTTTGCACAATTACTCCAGCACTGTCGATAATTGTCTGTGCCAAGTTCAGATCAGCGTCCACAGCAGCACGGAGTGCATCCCAGATTTCTGATAAGAAAAAGTTTTCATCATTTATCCTAAAATATGACACCCGCCCACCATTAGGAAGTTCTTACATCCAACAATATGAGGACAAGTTAACAAGCAACATAGTGACTGTAACACAAACATCAGAAGGTCCTAATAAATGTAAAGCTAACATGTACAGGGCAAATAACaatataatacgaagtatagcAAAAGAAATTTGACAAATCTCCCAGCACCAGCTATTCATTGATCATATGAAGAAACCTTCCATCGTATGTGAATCAAAGGAACTGACAACGGTCCTATTGCATAGTTTAATAAATTGGTCTACAAAGGCAAGCAAGAAAACAAAGAAGGTAGAAGTGACTAAACAAGGAGAAATCTTGCAGTGAATTTACATGTTAAAGAAACATTATGTAATAGGACACAACGACTATAGGTAATCTTCGTCAACTACAAATCGTAGTTATCAACGTGGCAACAGACCACACAGAATGAGTAACTGTTGACTAGCAAATAAGCTAAATACGAGTCAACATGTGTCCCTGTCATGAAAATTTTGGAGAAAATA contains:
- the LOC110789612 gene encoding uncharacterized protein, with protein sequence MGCISSRDKATTSDGTKKIRKPKPWRHTEPITRAQLNKMREEFWDTAPHYGGTREIWDALRAAVDADLNLAQTIIDSAGVIVQNHDLTVCYDERGAKYELPNYVMSEPTNLISDRES